In the Salvelinus fontinalis isolate EN_2023a chromosome 34, ASM2944872v1, whole genome shotgun sequence genome, one interval contains:
- the LOC129833001 gene encoding rho GTPase-activating protein 23-like isoform X7, with translation MDQAKGWRDGLSSAGDNPRPAMGAGGEGVGVGWQGPRTLLLQKNSQGFGFTLRHFIVYPPESALHTSLKDEENGNGKGRSRLEPMDTIFVKNVRERGPAHQGGLCTGDRLVKVNGESVLGKTYSQVIALIQNSESVLELSIMPKDEDVLQLVSAYSQDAYLRGNEPYTGGARNLPVPPPLCYAPRTKSQPPAGAPAPMGQNQLDNWSRWPGSASPLSPLDNRSTVGSPASWQEGLGGEPGGVGHSSPPYRTEEIQYGVTGQQPTGQTRGRSYSSSSSSGGPLSSPLHVHYVNHNAAGTATTASSQPQKGSQAWASPPQPSPSRSQHCQQALSEWYYSQAAEQRQGRSGNMHQRHRSYSQDRLCETGPGCHRRSPGGWPHSASQDTLMLLQQSGPGPHGDPSWTYGDWEGARDQSHPSSYGSRARSENLLVQYDRYGRSMEMLESPRSERPAWLKQASQQAPRTEAYQRQGNHYGVAPAPSMGRQAQPHHKNHPQPHSQSHPQPQPQQPAPQSRRLPTGQSLDDQPVGYRSYSPSFNRKTGRIMQQPSFRDPSYLGPHLSWAPTPKTSPPEGVVPSVPSPLASTTPETLDRAYRPTNHERGAVEGQVEVVAQTQEVKLRQKPPTGRRSAHAMRHPHYTLPVDGTEPPVFPPDPHDAAPAPRPSGDGAPHRTNGNLAPLSVEDDAMASIPFIDEPTSPSADLRARHVPASSVVSSGMSSAPAIVTSPASPTFTFPLTRLFSHDCSSIKSSRRSSYLLAITTERSKSCDEGLNTFRGEEGRGVSRLPKRVKSFFTVGSLDSLGAAEEVRSKRHSTSELGSISYSDIWREGWLHYKQILTEKGKKVGSGMRPWRRVFSVLRSHSLFLYKDKREAVLRGATLGGDADEEQPISIRGCLVDIAYSETKRKHALRLTTQDFCEYLLQAEDREDMLDWIKVISENSKTDNEELGFSRQALISKKLNDYRKQSPTGNKPDSSPRVSRAKPSFLLAKMENAAGAPRSPKPEGKDESSPPKSPWGINIMKKSKKSGPKAFGVRLEDCQPAANNKFIPMIVEICCGLVEEMGLEYTGIYRVPGNNAVVSSLQDQLNKGSDINPAEEKWQDLNVISSLLKSFFRKLPEPLFTDDKYNDFIDANRMENAGDRLKTMKKLIRDLPDHYYHTLKFLVGHLKTVADHCEKNKMEPRNLALVFGPTLVRTSEDNMTDMVTHMPDRYKIVETLIQHYLWFFSEDLDKDEKTPVDTKDLVPAPNIDHLLSNIGRTALLGEASDSTNSDSAKSKGSWGSKRDLTAKDFLTLSIMSAVTGRKRRNRHNGRIVGSSTDDDSEHEPIKASHLGAEEGEEAGLVVEGADIAPRAEGEEEEDDEEEEEEEESVVERVRVQVEVKEVVVPSMPCGGEKEKAGQTVMLLPEEEAVTAEVKGRAWRGPEDARSIVSGYSTLSTLGRSLASEGRCDEADDERSELVSETDNESGFASRSLTQERPEKHPPASITPTLTPPTPTQPPTQPPTAAQRSFLYTHYKPHPISATPQHTTPTPSTHTQDPGERSEGGARSTTPSSSSFSSSSTTHRLHSRPSFNSHKLIQCDTLARKKLKDRGKTKARSLDLLDLPGPSGEEEGAGAQRDRSRTNPSTGSSQESLRPARPKESLPPSEAASFTPSGTGQGQGRGSLADQVRARLLGSADDLRIVGLRKPLSPETRRKRRAWRRHTVVVSPTETGDKRPALATNVFPMSPATSKPQGSPLDPQELDPRHPLPLGQNPPATRAPASRFHQYL, from the exons TGAGAGTGTGTTGGAGCTCTCTATAATGCCAAAAGACGAAGACGTTCTGCAGCTGGTAAGT GCATACTCCCAGGATGCCTACCTGAGGGGCAACGAGCCTTACACAGGGGGAGCCCGGAACCTTCCGGTACCCCCGCCCCTCTGCTACGCTCCCCGCACCAAGTCCCAGCCTCCCGCCGGGGCCCCGGCCCCCATgggccagaaccagctggacaaCTGGAGCCGCTGGCCAGGCTCCGCCAGCCCCTTGTCCCCCCTGGACAACCGCTCCACCGTGGGCAGCCCGGCCAGCTGGCAGGAGGGACTGGGCGGAGAGCCGGGGGGCGTGGGCCACAGTAGCCCCCCCTACAGGACAGAGGAAATCCAGTACGGTGTGACCGGGCAGCAGCCTACGGGACAGACAAGGGGCCGCTCCTACTCCTCATCTTCTTCTTCAGGAGGGCCCCTCAGCAGCCCTCTGCATGTCCACTATGTCAACCACAATGCTGCTGGCACTGCCACCACCGCCTCCTCTCAGCCCCAGAAGGGCAGCCAGGCCTGGGCCAGCCCTCCCCAGCCGAGCCCCAGCCGTAGCCAGCACTGCCAACAGGCCCTGTCTGAGTGGTACTACAGCCAAGCTGCTGAGCAGCGCCAGGGCCGCAGTGGCAACATGCACCAACGCCACCGCAGCTACTCTCAGGACAGGCTGTGTGAGACAGGCCCTGGGTGCCACCGCCGGAGTCCGGGCGGCTGGCCCCACAGCGCCTCCCAGGATACCCTGATGCTACTGCAGCAGTCGGGCCCCGGCCCCCACGGGGACCCTTCTTGGACCTACGGAGACTGGGAGGGGGCCCGGGACCAGAGCCACCCCTCCTCCTACGGCAGCAGAGCCCGGTCGGAGAACCTGCTGGTACAGTACGACCGCTATGGCCGTTCGATGGAGATGCTGGAGTCGCCCCGTTCCGAGAGGCCTGCCTGGCTGAAGCAGGCCTCACAGCAAGCACCCAGGACTGAGGCCTATCAGAGGCAGGGGAACCATTACGGTGTCGCACCGGCCCCCTCTATGGGCCGACAAGCACAGCCGCACCacaaaaaccacccccaaccccaCTCACAGTCTCATCCACAGCCCCAGCCCCAACAACCAGCCCCCCAGAGCAGACGTCTTCCCACCGGACAGAGTCTGGACGACCAGCCAGTAGGTTACCGCAGCTACAGCCCCTCCTTCAACCGCAAAACAGGCCGGATCATGCAGCAACCCTCCTTCAGGGACCCCTCCTACCTTGGCCCCCACCTCAGCTGGGCCCCCACCCCCAAAACCAGCCCCCCAGAGGGTGTTGTCCCCTCAGTTCCATCCCCCCTGGCCTCCACCACCCCCGAGACCCTTGACAGGGCCTACCGCCCCACCAACCATGAGAGGGGGGCAGTGGAGGGCCAGGTGGAGGTGGTAGCTCAGACCCAGGAGGTCAAACTGAGACAGAAACCCCCCACGGGGCGAAGGAGCGCCCACGCCATGCGCCACCCCCACTACACCCTGCCTGTAGATGGCACAGAACCCCCTGTGTTCCCCCCTGACCCCCACGACGCTGCCCCCGCCCCTCGCCCCTCAGGAGATGGTGCCCCGCACCGTACCAATGGCAACCTGGCCCCCCTGTCTGTAGAGGATGACGCAATGGCCTCCATTCCCTTTATAG atgagccGACGAGCCCCAGCGCTGACCTCCGTGCCCGCCACGTACCCGCCTCCTCCGTGGTGTCCAGCGGCATGAGCTCAGCGCCCGCCATCGTCACCAGCCCCGCCTCCCCCACCTTCACCTTCCCCCTAACCAGGCTCTTCTCACACGACTGCA GCAGTATTAAATCCAGTCGCCGTTCCTCCTATCTTCTAGCCATCACCACGGAGCGCTCCAAGTCATGTGACGAGGGACTCAACAccttcagaggagaggagggacgcGGCGTCTC GAGGCTGCCAAAGAGAGTGAAGAGTTTCTTCACTGTTGGG tctctgGACAGTCTGGGGGCAGCGGAGGAAGTGCGCTCCAAACGCCACTCCACCTCAGAGCTGGGCAGTATCAGCTACAGTGAcatatggagagagggatggctgCACTACAAACAGATCCTCACGGAGAAGGgcaag AAGGTGGGCAGCGGCATGCGTCCGTGGAGGCGGGTCTTCTCGGTGTTGCGCTCCCACTCGCTCTTCCTCTACAAGGACAAGCGGGAGGCGGTCCTGCGGGGCGCCACTCTGGGAGGCGATGCCGACGAGgagcagccaatcagcatccgGGGCTGCCTGGTGGACATAGCGTACAGCGAGACCAAGCGTAAGCACGCGCTGCGCCTGACCACTCAGGACTTTTGTGAGTACCTGCTGCAGGCCGAAGACAGAGAGGACATGCTGGACTGGATCAAGGTCATCAGTGAGAACAGCAAGACCGACAATGAG gAGCTGGGATTCTCAAGACAGGCTCTGATCAGTAAGAAGCTCAatgactacaggaaacagag tccaACAGGCAACAAGCCGGACTCCTCGCCCAGGGTGTCCCGTGCCAAGCCTTCCTTCCTGCTGGCCAAGATGGAGAACGCTGCCGGGGCGCCGCGCTCACCCAAACCTGAGGGCAAAG aTGAGAGCAGCCCCCCTAAGTCGCCATGGGGGATCAACATCATGAAGAAGTCCAAGAAGTCAGGGCCCAAGGCTTTTGGAGTGCGGCTAGAAGACTGCCAGCCGGCCGCCAACAACAAG TTCATCCCTATGATCGTGGAGATCTGCTGCGGGCTGGTGGAGGAGATGGGTCTGGAGTACACCGGCATCTACAGGGTCCCAGGGAACAACGCAGTGGTGTCCAGCCTTCAGGACCAGCTCAACAAGGGGTCGGACATCAACCCTGCAGAGGAG AAATGGCAGGACCTGAACGTGATCAGCAGCTTGCTCAAGTCTTTCTTCAGGAAACTTCCGGAGCCCCTCTTCACTGATG ATAAGTACAATGACTTCATCGACGCTAACCGGATGGAGAATGCCGGGGACCGGCTAAAGACCATGAAAAAACTG atCCGTGACTTACCGGACCATTACTACCACACTCTCAAGTTCCTGGTTGGCCATCTGAAGACGGTAGCTGACCACTGTGAGAAAAACAAG ATGGAACCTCGTAACTTGGCCCTGGTGTTCGGGCCCACGCTGGTGCGGACGTCTGAAGACAACATGACAGACATGGTGACTCACATGCCGGACCGCTACAAGATAGTAGAGACGCTCATCCAACAT tatctctGGTTTTTCAGTGAGGACCTGGACAAGGATGAGAAG ACTCCAGTAGACACGAAGGACCTGGTGCCTGCCCCCAATATCGACCACTTGCTCTCCAACATTGGCAGGACCGCTCTGCTCGGGGAGGCGTCAG ACTCAACCAACAGTGACTCAGCTAAATCTAAG GGGTCGTGGGGGTCAAAGCGAGACCTCACTGCCAAGGACTTTCTGACCCTGTCCATCATGTCCGCCGTCACCGGACGCAAGCGCAGGAATCGCCACAACGGCCGCATCGTGGGCAGCAGCACAGATGACGACTCGGAGCACGAGCCAATCAAAGCCAGCCACCTGGGGgcggaggagggagaagaggcggGGCTGGTGGTGGAAGGGGCAGACATCGCCCCacgagcagagggagaggaggaggaagatgatgaggaggaggaagaagaagaagagtctGTAGTAGAGCGAGTGAgagtgcaggtggaggtaaaagAGGTGGTAGTTCCCAGCATGCCGTGCGGTGGTGAGAAAGAGAAAGCAGGGCAGACGGTGATGCTGCTCCCTGAGGAAGAGGCGGTGACGGCGGAGGTGAAGGGCAGGGCGTGGCGGGGGCCAGAGGACGCTCGCTCTATCGTCTCCGGTTACTCCACCCTCTCCACACTGGGGCGGAGCCTGGCGTCTGAGGGACGGTGCGATGAAGCTGACGACGAGCGCAGCGAGCTGGTGAGCGAGACGGACAACGAGAGCGGATTCGCCTCGCGCTCCCTTACCCAGGAGAGACCTGAGAAACACCCCCCTGCATCCATTACACCCACCCTCACACCCCCTACCCCCACACAGCCCCCCACACAACCCCCCACGGCAGCACAACGAAGCTTCctctacacacactacaaacCCCACCCTATCTCCGCCACACCCCAGCAcaccacccccaccccctccacacacactcaGGACCCTGGGGAGAGGAGCGAGGGTGGGGCGCGATccaccaccccctcctcctcctccttctcgtcGTCCTCCACCACCCACAGACTGCACTCCCGGCCCTCCTTCAACTCCCACAAGCTGATCCAGTGTGACACGCTGGCCAGGAAGAAGCTAAAGGACAGAGGGAAGACCAAGGCTCGTTCTCTGGACCTGCTGGACCTCCCTGGGCcttcaggagaggaggagggagctgGGGCCCAGAGGGACCGATCCAGGACCAACCCTTCCACAGGGAGCAGCCAGGAGAGCCTACGTCCAGCCCGACCCAAAGAATCCCTGCCGCCCAGCGAGGCTGCCTCTTTCACCCCCAGCGGGACAGGGCAGGGTCAGGGGCGAGGGTCTCTGGCTGACCAGGTGCGTGCGCGCCTGCTGGGCTCGGCTGATGACCTGCGTATCGTGGGGCTGAGGAAGCCACTCTCCCcggagacgaggaggaagagaCGGGCCTGGAGAAGACACACTGTGGTGGTCTCACCTACCGAGACGGGCGACAAGAGGCCTGCGCTAGCCACCAACGTGTTCCCCATGTCGCCGGCCACTTCCAAACCACAGGGGTCACCCCTCGACCCCCAGGAGCTTGACCCAAGACATCCTCTTCCCCTGGGCCAGAATCCCCCCGCCACACGCGCACCAGCCTCCAGGTTCCATCAGTACCTGTAA
- the LOC129833001 gene encoding rho GTPase-activating protein 23-like isoform X6 — MVTCLTLSHTLRTPGCLAKGWRDGLSSAGDNPRPAMGAGGEGVGVGWQGPRTLLLQKNSQGFGFTLRHFIVYPPESALHTSLKDEENGNGKGRSRLEPMDTIFVKNVRERGPAHQGGLCTGDRLVKVNGESVLGKTYSQVIALIQNSESVLELSIMPKDEDVLQLVSAYSQDAYLRGNEPYTGGARNLPVPPPLCYAPRTKSQPPAGAPAPMGQNQLDNWSRWPGSASPLSPLDNRSTVGSPASWQEGLGGEPGGVGHSSPPYRTEEIQYGVTGQQPTGQTRGRSYSSSSSSGGPLSSPLHVHYVNHNAAGTATTASSQPQKGSQAWASPPQPSPSRSQHCQQALSEWYYSQAAEQRQGRSGNMHQRHRSYSQDRLCETGPGCHRRSPGGWPHSASQDTLMLLQQSGPGPHGDPSWTYGDWEGARDQSHPSSYGSRARSENLLVQYDRYGRSMEMLESPRSERPAWLKQASQQAPRTEAYQRQGNHYGVAPAPSMGRQAQPHHKNHPQPHSQSHPQPQPQQPAPQSRRLPTGQSLDDQPVGYRSYSPSFNRKTGRIMQQPSFRDPSYLGPHLSWAPTPKTSPPEGVVPSVPSPLASTTPETLDRAYRPTNHERGAVEGQVEVVAQTQEVKLRQKPPTGRRSAHAMRHPHYTLPVDGTEPPVFPPDPHDAAPAPRPSGDGAPHRTNGNLAPLSVEDDAMASIPFIDEPTSPSADLRARHVPASSVVSSGMSSAPAIVTSPASPTFTFPLTRLFSHDCSSIKSSRRSSYLLAITTERSKSCDEGLNTFRGEEGRGVSRLPKRVKSFFTVGSLDSLGAAEEVRSKRHSTSELGSISYSDIWREGWLHYKQILTEKGKKVGSGMRPWRRVFSVLRSHSLFLYKDKREAVLRGATLGGDADEEQPISIRGCLVDIAYSETKRKHALRLTTQDFCEYLLQAEDREDMLDWIKVISENSKTDNEELGFSRQALISKKLNDYRKQSPTGNKPDSSPRVSRAKPSFLLAKMENAAGAPRSPKPEGKDESSPPKSPWGINIMKKSKKSGPKAFGVRLEDCQPAANNKFIPMIVEICCGLVEEMGLEYTGIYRVPGNNAVVSSLQDQLNKGSDINPAEEKWQDLNVISSLLKSFFRKLPEPLFTDDKYNDFIDANRMENAGDRLKTMKKLIRDLPDHYYHTLKFLVGHLKTVADHCEKNKMEPRNLALVFGPTLVRTSEDNMTDMVTHMPDRYKIVETLIQHYLWFFSEDLDKDEKTPVDTKDLVPAPNIDHLLSNIGRTALLGEASDSTNSDSAKSKGSWGSKRDLTAKDFLTLSIMSAVTGRKRRNRHNGRIVGSSTDDDSEHEPIKASHLGAEEGEEAGLVVEGADIAPRAEGEEEEDDEEEEEEEESVVERVRVQVEVKEVVVPSMPCGGEKEKAGQTVMLLPEEEAVTAEVKGRAWRGPEDARSIVSGYSTLSTLGRSLASEGRCDEADDERSELVSETDNESGFASRSLTQERPEKHPPASITPTLTPPTPTQPPTQPPTAAQRSFLYTHYKPHPISATPQHTTPTPSTHTQDPGERSEGGARSTTPSSSSFSSSSTTHRLHSRPSFNSHKLIQCDTLARKKLKDRGKTKARSLDLLDLPGPSGEEEGAGAQRDRSRTNPSTGSSQESLRPARPKESLPPSEAASFTPSGTGQGQGRGSLADQVRARLLGSADDLRIVGLRKPLSPETRRKRRAWRRHTVVVSPTETGDKRPALATNVFPMSPATSKPQGSPLDPQELDPRHPLPLGQNPPATRAPASRFHQYL; from the exons TGAGAGTGTGTTGGAGCTCTCTATAATGCCAAAAGACGAAGACGTTCTGCAGCTGGTAAGT GCATACTCCCAGGATGCCTACCTGAGGGGCAACGAGCCTTACACAGGGGGAGCCCGGAACCTTCCGGTACCCCCGCCCCTCTGCTACGCTCCCCGCACCAAGTCCCAGCCTCCCGCCGGGGCCCCGGCCCCCATgggccagaaccagctggacaaCTGGAGCCGCTGGCCAGGCTCCGCCAGCCCCTTGTCCCCCCTGGACAACCGCTCCACCGTGGGCAGCCCGGCCAGCTGGCAGGAGGGACTGGGCGGAGAGCCGGGGGGCGTGGGCCACAGTAGCCCCCCCTACAGGACAGAGGAAATCCAGTACGGTGTGACCGGGCAGCAGCCTACGGGACAGACAAGGGGCCGCTCCTACTCCTCATCTTCTTCTTCAGGAGGGCCCCTCAGCAGCCCTCTGCATGTCCACTATGTCAACCACAATGCTGCTGGCACTGCCACCACCGCCTCCTCTCAGCCCCAGAAGGGCAGCCAGGCCTGGGCCAGCCCTCCCCAGCCGAGCCCCAGCCGTAGCCAGCACTGCCAACAGGCCCTGTCTGAGTGGTACTACAGCCAAGCTGCTGAGCAGCGCCAGGGCCGCAGTGGCAACATGCACCAACGCCACCGCAGCTACTCTCAGGACAGGCTGTGTGAGACAGGCCCTGGGTGCCACCGCCGGAGTCCGGGCGGCTGGCCCCACAGCGCCTCCCAGGATACCCTGATGCTACTGCAGCAGTCGGGCCCCGGCCCCCACGGGGACCCTTCTTGGACCTACGGAGACTGGGAGGGGGCCCGGGACCAGAGCCACCCCTCCTCCTACGGCAGCAGAGCCCGGTCGGAGAACCTGCTGGTACAGTACGACCGCTATGGCCGTTCGATGGAGATGCTGGAGTCGCCCCGTTCCGAGAGGCCTGCCTGGCTGAAGCAGGCCTCACAGCAAGCACCCAGGACTGAGGCCTATCAGAGGCAGGGGAACCATTACGGTGTCGCACCGGCCCCCTCTATGGGCCGACAAGCACAGCCGCACCacaaaaaccacccccaaccccaCTCACAGTCTCATCCACAGCCCCAGCCCCAACAACCAGCCCCCCAGAGCAGACGTCTTCCCACCGGACAGAGTCTGGACGACCAGCCAGTAGGTTACCGCAGCTACAGCCCCTCCTTCAACCGCAAAACAGGCCGGATCATGCAGCAACCCTCCTTCAGGGACCCCTCCTACCTTGGCCCCCACCTCAGCTGGGCCCCCACCCCCAAAACCAGCCCCCCAGAGGGTGTTGTCCCCTCAGTTCCATCCCCCCTGGCCTCCACCACCCCCGAGACCCTTGACAGGGCCTACCGCCCCACCAACCATGAGAGGGGGGCAGTGGAGGGCCAGGTGGAGGTGGTAGCTCAGACCCAGGAGGTCAAACTGAGACAGAAACCCCCCACGGGGCGAAGGAGCGCCCACGCCATGCGCCACCCCCACTACACCCTGCCTGTAGATGGCACAGAACCCCCTGTGTTCCCCCCTGACCCCCACGACGCTGCCCCCGCCCCTCGCCCCTCAGGAGATGGTGCCCCGCACCGTACCAATGGCAACCTGGCCCCCCTGTCTGTAGAGGATGACGCAATGGCCTCCATTCCCTTTATAG atgagccGACGAGCCCCAGCGCTGACCTCCGTGCCCGCCACGTACCCGCCTCCTCCGTGGTGTCCAGCGGCATGAGCTCAGCGCCCGCCATCGTCACCAGCCCCGCCTCCCCCACCTTCACCTTCCCCCTAACCAGGCTCTTCTCACACGACTGCA GCAGTATTAAATCCAGTCGCCGTTCCTCCTATCTTCTAGCCATCACCACGGAGCGCTCCAAGTCATGTGACGAGGGACTCAACAccttcagaggagaggagggacgcGGCGTCTC GAGGCTGCCAAAGAGAGTGAAGAGTTTCTTCACTGTTGGG tctctgGACAGTCTGGGGGCAGCGGAGGAAGTGCGCTCCAAACGCCACTCCACCTCAGAGCTGGGCAGTATCAGCTACAGTGAcatatggagagagggatggctgCACTACAAACAGATCCTCACGGAGAAGGgcaag AAGGTGGGCAGCGGCATGCGTCCGTGGAGGCGGGTCTTCTCGGTGTTGCGCTCCCACTCGCTCTTCCTCTACAAGGACAAGCGGGAGGCGGTCCTGCGGGGCGCCACTCTGGGAGGCGATGCCGACGAGgagcagccaatcagcatccgGGGCTGCCTGGTGGACATAGCGTACAGCGAGACCAAGCGTAAGCACGCGCTGCGCCTGACCACTCAGGACTTTTGTGAGTACCTGCTGCAGGCCGAAGACAGAGAGGACATGCTGGACTGGATCAAGGTCATCAGTGAGAACAGCAAGACCGACAATGAG gAGCTGGGATTCTCAAGACAGGCTCTGATCAGTAAGAAGCTCAatgactacaggaaacagag tccaACAGGCAACAAGCCGGACTCCTCGCCCAGGGTGTCCCGTGCCAAGCCTTCCTTCCTGCTGGCCAAGATGGAGAACGCTGCCGGGGCGCCGCGCTCACCCAAACCTGAGGGCAAAG aTGAGAGCAGCCCCCCTAAGTCGCCATGGGGGATCAACATCATGAAGAAGTCCAAGAAGTCAGGGCCCAAGGCTTTTGGAGTGCGGCTAGAAGACTGCCAGCCGGCCGCCAACAACAAG TTCATCCCTATGATCGTGGAGATCTGCTGCGGGCTGGTGGAGGAGATGGGTCTGGAGTACACCGGCATCTACAGGGTCCCAGGGAACAACGCAGTGGTGTCCAGCCTTCAGGACCAGCTCAACAAGGGGTCGGACATCAACCCTGCAGAGGAG AAATGGCAGGACCTGAACGTGATCAGCAGCTTGCTCAAGTCTTTCTTCAGGAAACTTCCGGAGCCCCTCTTCACTGATG ATAAGTACAATGACTTCATCGACGCTAACCGGATGGAGAATGCCGGGGACCGGCTAAAGACCATGAAAAAACTG atCCGTGACTTACCGGACCATTACTACCACACTCTCAAGTTCCTGGTTGGCCATCTGAAGACGGTAGCTGACCACTGTGAGAAAAACAAG ATGGAACCTCGTAACTTGGCCCTGGTGTTCGGGCCCACGCTGGTGCGGACGTCTGAAGACAACATGACAGACATGGTGACTCACATGCCGGACCGCTACAAGATAGTAGAGACGCTCATCCAACAT tatctctGGTTTTTCAGTGAGGACCTGGACAAGGATGAGAAG ACTCCAGTAGACACGAAGGACCTGGTGCCTGCCCCCAATATCGACCACTTGCTCTCCAACATTGGCAGGACCGCTCTGCTCGGGGAGGCGTCAG ACTCAACCAACAGTGACTCAGCTAAATCTAAG GGGTCGTGGGGGTCAAAGCGAGACCTCACTGCCAAGGACTTTCTGACCCTGTCCATCATGTCCGCCGTCACCGGACGCAAGCGCAGGAATCGCCACAACGGCCGCATCGTGGGCAGCAGCACAGATGACGACTCGGAGCACGAGCCAATCAAAGCCAGCCACCTGGGGgcggaggagggagaagaggcggGGCTGGTGGTGGAAGGGGCAGACATCGCCCCacgagcagagggagaggaggaggaagatgatgaggaggaggaagaagaagaagagtctGTAGTAGAGCGAGTGAgagtgcaggtggaggtaaaagAGGTGGTAGTTCCCAGCATGCCGTGCGGTGGTGAGAAAGAGAAAGCAGGGCAGACGGTGATGCTGCTCCCTGAGGAAGAGGCGGTGACGGCGGAGGTGAAGGGCAGGGCGTGGCGGGGGCCAGAGGACGCTCGCTCTATCGTCTCCGGTTACTCCACCCTCTCCACACTGGGGCGGAGCCTGGCGTCTGAGGGACGGTGCGATGAAGCTGACGACGAGCGCAGCGAGCTGGTGAGCGAGACGGACAACGAGAGCGGATTCGCCTCGCGCTCCCTTACCCAGGAGAGACCTGAGAAACACCCCCCTGCATCCATTACACCCACCCTCACACCCCCTACCCCCACACAGCCCCCCACACAACCCCCCACGGCAGCACAACGAAGCTTCctctacacacactacaaacCCCACCCTATCTCCGCCACACCCCAGCAcaccacccccaccccctccacacacactcaGGACCCTGGGGAGAGGAGCGAGGGTGGGGCGCGATccaccaccccctcctcctcctccttctcgtcGTCCTCCACCACCCACAGACTGCACTCCCGGCCCTCCTTCAACTCCCACAAGCTGATCCAGTGTGACACGCTGGCCAGGAAGAAGCTAAAGGACAGAGGGAAGACCAAGGCTCGTTCTCTGGACCTGCTGGACCTCCCTGGGCcttcaggagaggaggagggagctgGGGCCCAGAGGGACCGATCCAGGACCAACCCTTCCACAGGGAGCAGCCAGGAGAGCCTACGTCCAGCCCGACCCAAAGAATCCCTGCCGCCCAGCGAGGCTGCCTCTTTCACCCCCAGCGGGACAGGGCAGGGTCAGGGGCGAGGGTCTCTGGCTGACCAGGTGCGTGCGCGCCTGCTGGGCTCGGCTGATGACCTGCGTATCGTGGGGCTGAGGAAGCCACTCTCCCcggagacgaggaggaagagaCGGGCCTGGAGAAGACACACTGTGGTGGTCTCACCTACCGAGACGGGCGACAAGAGGCCTGCGCTAGCCACCAACGTGTTCCCCATGTCGCCGGCCACTTCCAAACCACAGGGGTCACCCCTCGACCCCCAGGAGCTTGACCCAAGACATCCTCTTCCCCTGGGCCAGAATCCCCCCGCCACACGCGCACCAGCCTCCAGGTTCCATCAGTACCTGTAA